A portion of the Bradysia coprophila strain Holo2 unplaced genomic scaffold, BU_Bcop_v1 contig_297, whole genome shotgun sequence genome contains these proteins:
- the LOC119078754 gene encoding odorant receptor 94b-like, with product MHSIQIHEIISRTTFVLCRLGIWYRGDKPTVKDLRKKVFFSIYYSFFVISVSVGVIKSENPDQRIFLADIAIGAVVVVVKFWMLVWKQNEILTLLNRVCVFSIRYDDDYNRFNYRLTGFMKFVFVFAIITMVAGSLVSVGLSVIGSDKTLFLEIGFPLDYKNSDIAFCMATVFLFTEVFLSLIALFFSIMIWYLLFNCSLRYEVLGSELKDMGRTSEKRDAKVTERQMHNNFFEDLKTSIDAHLHLRELTKEVESFLADLFLLQFATSGLCICGSVYCLAFNVGGSLLTSILYLFVFFYHVAELIMITYFGNEIMLSSNRLSYSLFESNWYNQPHSTKKCVIIFGEYLKQPQAMMIGKLYPLTLETFTRILNSAYSMFNILKSF from the exons ATGCATTCCAttcaaattcatgaaattatttcacgGACAACTTTTGTCCTTTGTCGCCTTGGCATTTGGTATCGTGGAGATAAACCTACAGTCAAGGATTTGAGGAAAAAAGTATTCTTCTCCATTTACTACTCTTTTTTCGTAATATCAGTTTCCGTTGGAGTAATTAAAAGTGAAAACCCCGACCAGCGGATATTCTTAGCTGATATAGCAATCGGAGCTGTAGTTGTGGTCGTGAAATTTTGGATGTTAGTTTggaaacaaaacgaaattctcACTTTGCTGAACCGAGTTTGCGTTTTTTCGATTCGATACGATGACGACTACAACCGCTTCAACTACAGACTTACAGGattcatgaaatttgtgtttgtATTCGCAATTATTACGATGGTTGCTGGTTCCTTAGTGTCTGTAGGTTTATCGGTAATTGGAAGTGATAAAACCTTATTTCTGGAGATTGGATTCCCTTTGGATTATAAAAACAGTGATATTGCCTTCTGTATGGCAACAGTTTTTCTCTTCACTGAAGTTTTTCTGTCATTAATCGCTCTCTTCTTCTCCATAATGATTTGGTATTTGCTTTTCAATTGTTCCCTGAGATATGAAGTGCTCGGAAGTGAATTGAAGGATATGGGACGAACTAGCGAAAAACGAGACGCAAAGGTTACGGAAAGGCAAATGCACAATAACTTTTTCGAAGACCTTAAGACATCGATTGACGCTCACCTACATCTAAGAGA ATTAACTAAAGAAGTCGAGTCCTTCTTGGCAGACCTGTTTCTCCTTCAGTTTGCAACTAGTGGTCTATGTATTTGCGGGTCGGTTTATTGCCTGGCATTT AATGTGGGCGGCAGTCTACTGACAAGTATCCTATATctatttgtgtttttttaccaCGTTGCCGAGCTGATTATGATCACGTACTTTGGCAACGAGATTATGCTGTCAAGCAATCGTCTCTCGTACAGCTTATTTGAATCGAACTGGTACAACCAGCCTCACTCAACCAAAAAATGTGTTATCATTTTCGGTGAATATTTGAAACAACCCCAAGCGATGATGATTGGCAAATTGTATCCGCTAACTTTGGAGACATTTACAAGG ATTTTGAATTCGGCTTACAGcatgttcaacattttgaaaagtttttag